The genome window CAAGGGCTCGGAGAACTCGAAGTAATCCTTGTACTTGGCACCCTCGGCCTCCTTGCCCTCGATCACCCCGGAGCGCAGTTCGCCGCGCCGGAATACCTCCTCGCGCACCTCGCCCACGAGGTCGGCATTGAGGGAGAAGCGGTCGATGAGGATGGCCCGCGCGCCGTCGAGCGCGGCCTTGGTATCGGCATAGCCCTCGGTGAGGTACGTCGCGGCGGCCTCCTCCGGATCCAGGGAGGTATCGGAAATCAGGGCGTCGGTCAGCGGTTCCAGCCCTGCCTCGCGGGCCTTGTCCGCCTTGGTCTTGCGGCGCTTTTTAAAGGGCGCGTAGAGGTCCTCCAGGCGGGCCTTGGTGGTGCACTCCGCGATCAGGGCTCGCAGGGTGTCATCGAGTTTGCCCTGTTCCTCGATGGCGGCCAGTACCGTTTCCTTGCGGTCTTGGAGTTCGCGCAGGTAGGTGGCGCGCTCCTCGATGGCGCGCAGGGCGGTGTCGTCGAGGCCTCCGGTGGCCTCCTTGCGGTAGCGCGCGATGAAGGGGACGGTGTTGCCCTCCCCGAGCAGGCGCAGGACGGCCTCGACCTGCTCCTGCCCCGCGCCGATCTCCTGAGCGATGGTGGCTGCGATCATTCGGTTCATTGTAGCGGTAGCCCCCTCGACGCCATTGTGCTAGTTTTACTAGTTGTGCTAGTTCTTATCGATCCCCACGATCCCCAACCCATCTACGAACAAATCGTCACGCAGATCGAGCACCAGATCCGCTCGGGTCAGATCGCCCCCGCTCAGCGCCTCCCCGCCGCCACGGAACTAGCCGCCTCGCTGGAACTCAACCGCAACACCGTGCTTCAGGCCTACCGCCTGCTGCGCGATCGCGGCCTGGTGGAACTGCGCCGGGGCCGTGGCGCCGTGGCCCTGGCTCCACCCAAACCCGCCATCGATCAGGAGGTACAACGCAGCGTTCAAGCGCTTATCGACGTCGCCCAGCGTCACCGCCTCTCCCTCGATGCCGTGACCAAGCTACTTTCCCAAGGAGGTCTGCAATGACTCGCTTTCTACTCAGCACCGCCCTACCCACCGGCCTCATCAGCGCCGCCCTGCTGGGGTGGTCGCTTCTCCTCCTCGGTGAGGCACCCAATCCCCTCGCCGTGCACTTCTCTGGCTCCTCCCCCGATGGCTTCGCCTCCCCGTGGACGCTCTGGTCCTGCTCCCTCGCTCTGGTGATCGTCATTTTGGGGTTCTTCTGCCGGGCCGCCTCGCGTGGGCTGGCCTATGGCGCCGCCGCCCGCGTCCACGCCGCGAGCATGGCCTTTGGCTGCTTCCTCGTCTCCGGGACGGTGCTCACGCTCCTGCGCCTTGAGCCAGGCACTCCCCTCACCGCCGCCCCGATCCTCATTCTCCTGGGCGGCGCCGTGGCCGGAGGAACCCTCATCGCCCTGATCGCCCGGCCCATTTCGCCCCGCGTCGATTCCCCGGTGATACCCGGCGCGCTGGAGATTCCCACCGGCGGGGCCACCGCCTGGATCGGCACCGCCTCCCTGCCCCTGCCGCTGCTCCTGTTACTGGGTCTTGCCGCCGCCACTCTGCTCCTGTGCGGGGTGCTCTTTGAGCCGTGGCTTCTGCCCGCCGGGCTGCTCGTGTTTCTGCTCACCCTGAGCACCGCCGCCTGGCAGGTGCGCGCCGATTCCCGGGGGCTCGCTCTCCGCTCTCTCCTCGGCTGGCCGCGCCTAAACATAGCCATCGACGAGATCGAGCACGCGGAGGTCGCCAATCTCAATCCCGCCGACTGGGGCGGCTGGGGGTGGCGTATCTCCTCGCGCGGGCGCGCCCTCATGCTGCGCGGCGGCACCGGACTGCGGGTGCGCCTGCGCACCGGAAAAGTGATCGAGGTCAGCTGCACGGACACTGAGCACGCCGAGTATGCCGCCGCCGTGCTTAACTCCTACGCTGCGGCTCCCGTGGGTGCTGCCACGCGCACGCCGCAACCCCGCCGGGATTAAGGTGCCCCGCCACGGAGGTGCCATACCAGTACGCGCCCTCCGGCAGACAGGCCACCACGGCGGCGGTGGCCTGGCGCAGGTCAAGTTCGCTGCTCCCGTTGATCACGATGTGGTGCAGCACCTCCGCTATCGGCGGGTGCCCCTCCACCTGGGCGTACTGGGTGGCCAGCATGTTATCCGGCTCGCAGGTCAGATCCACCTCCTGCGCCCATATCCCGGACACCTCATAACCGCGCCGTCCTAATTCCTCCGGCATCTGCTCGGCACACCGCCGCCACTCGGCAGGAAGCAGGAGCGCCTGAAGATCGGTGGCGATCTCACTCACCGGCCCACCCCTGTTCTTGGAGAAAGGCGCGGTCGGCCGCGCTCAACTCCGCAGTGCGAAGAAGCTCCGGGCGCACGCGCAGGGTGCGCAGCAGGGATTGCTCCCTGCGCCACCGATCCACGCGCGCATGATTCCCGGAAAACAGCACCTCCGGTATCTCCAATTCCCGCCACTGCCGGGGCTTGGTATAGCAGGGCCCCTCTAAAAGCCCGTCGGAGAAACTATCCTCCTCGTGGCTGCGCCTATTGCCCAGCACGCCGGGGATCAACCGCACGATCGCCTCCGCGATCACCAGGGCCGCCACCTCCCCGCCGATGAGCACGTAATCCCCGATGGACACCTCGCGCACGCGGTAGCGGCGGGTGGCGTCGATGAGCACCCGCTGGTCAATGCCCTCGTAGCGCCCGCAGGCAAAAACCACGTGCTCCTCGTGCGACCAGGCGCGCGCGTCCGCCTGCGTGAACGGCTTTCCGGCGGGCGTGGGCACGATCAGCAGCGGCAGGTCGCTATCCTCCTCCCGCTCCTCGTAGCGGTGCTCGGCCACGCCCTCCAACTCGTCGTGACGGGCGCGATCCAGGTGCGGCAGCGCGCTTTCCAGGATGGGGGTGGCGGCGGTGCCGGTGGCGACGTCGTCCAGCGCCGGGCCCCACACCTGGGGCTTCATCACCATGCCGGGCCCGCCGCCGGCCGGGGAGGAATCCACGGACTTATGCCCGTCCGTGGCCCAGGCGCGCAGATCGTGCACGCCCACCTCCAGGCGGCCCTGCTCGATGGCCTTGCCCAGTAGCGCGTGGCGCAAGGGGTCGAGGTACTCGGGGAAGATCGTGATGACGTCCAGGCGCATTAGAGTTCCAGCAATCCCTCGGGCGGGGTGATCGTCACGGTACCAGCGCTCAAGTCCACCTCGGGCACGATCGCCTCCACAAAGGGCACCAGCGCCTCCTTGCCCGATTCCAGGGTGACCTCCAAGAGGTTGCGGTGCGGGCCGTGCATGACCCCCGTGACGGTGCCGATCTCCGCGCCGGAGTGCAGCACGCGCAGGCCCTCCAACTCGTGATCATAAAAGCCCTCATCATCGCCGTCCTCGCGGGGCTCGGCAAAAAACTGCATTCCGCGCAGGGAGTCCGCCGCCGTGCGGTCGGGCACCTCCTCAAACATCAGCAGCAGCCGCCCCTTGTGCGGGCGCATGGCTCTGACGGTGAGTTCCCGATCCTTCTTGTTCTGCCTCCCGGTGAGCACCTGCCCCACGGCAAAGCGCTCCTCCGGCTCGTCCGTGGTGGCCTCCACGGACACCTCCCCCCGGATACCGTGGGACTTGATTACCCTTCCGATCATCAGCTCCATGACCTAGCAGTCTAGCCAGAGCGCACAACACAGACCCCAGCGCCCGGGGGACGGTAATCTGTACACGTCTGTTTTTATCCCACTTTCATCCCACTGCTATAAGGAAAACGCATGTCCACCACCTCCACCCCGCACATCCAGCCCCACGGCGCGCCCATCGCGGAAACCGTCCTGCTGCCCGGCGACCCGCTGCGCGCCAAGTTCATCGCGGATACCTACCTCAAGGACGTGGTGCAGTTCAATTCCGTGCGCAACATGCTCGGCTTTACCGGCACCTACCGGGGCCTGGAGGTCTCCGTGATGGGCTCCGGCATGGGAATCCCCTCCATCTCCCTCTACGCGTACGAGTTAATCCACTTCTTTGGCGCCAAGAAACTCATCCGCGTGGGCTCCTGCGGGGCGCTGCAAAAGCACCTGGATACCTACGAGATCATCGTGGCCCAGGGGGCCTGCACGGACTCCCGCTTCCTGGAGCAGTACAAGGTACCCGGCACCTTTGCCCCCATCGCCTCCTGGCGGCTGCTCTCCGCGATCCAGGAGGAGGCCGCCAGAAAGGGGATCACCACGCACGTGGGCAATATCCTTTCCAGCGATACCTTCTACGGCGACGACGACACCGCCGTGGAGCGGTGGTCGCGCATGGGGGTGCTCGGCGTGGAGATGGAATCGGCCGGGCTCTACGCCGTGGCGGCCCGCGCCGGGGTGGAGGCCCTGGGGTTGTTTACCGTCTCCGATAACATCCTCACCGGGGCCTCCACCACCCCGGAGGAGCGCCAGACCTCCTTTACCGCCATGATGGAACTGGCCCTGCCCCTGGTGGCTCTCTAATCAGACGGCGCTCTGATCGGGCAAGATAAGCGCAGGGCGCCCCCGGTGGGGCGTCCCGGCTCGGTTACGGCTCAGCCCCGGCCGACTCCTGCGATTGCTCCCACCGCTACCTCCAGATCACCGAGGAGCGCCGCCATGCGCTCCTGCGCCTGGGAGCGCTCCTGCGCGATCACCTCCGCGTAGCACTTGAGCTTGGGCTCCGTGCCGGAGGGGCGCAGAATCACCCGATCATCGGCCTTCGTGAATAACACCACCCCGGGAGTGGCGGGCAGGCCCCGGTACCCCGCGCCGAGGTCATGGACGGCGGTGACTTTGGTTCCGTCCAGCGCGTCCGGCGGGGCAGCCAGGAATCGCTCCACCGCCGCTGCGGCCTGCTCCGGGGAATCCATGCGCACCGTGAGCGGCCGGGTGAGGTACACCCCGTAGGCGGCGTCAATACGCTGGCCGTACTCCCGCAGGCTCTCACCCTGGCCAGCGCACCGCGCCGCTAAGAGCGCCACGCGCAGGCAGGCGGCGATGCCATCCTTATCCCGCACCGCCTGGGGATCGGGGCAATAACCAATGGCCTCCTCGTACCCGAACACCAGCCCCGGTACCCGGCCGATCCACTTGAAGCCGGTAAGCGTGGGCGCAAAGCCCAGGCCGTGGCGCTGCGCGATCCGCTCCAGGAGCCGAGAACTCACGATCGAGCAGGCCAGCACCCCCGCAGCACCCTCCCCGGCGGCACCGCTGGCGGCCTCCTCCCCCAGCAGCGCCCCCACGCGATCCCCGCTGAGTTGTTCCCAGCAGGGTTGTTCCCTGCCCGCCTTACCCGCCGCGCTACCCGAGCCGTCTGCCCCCTCCGGGCTATCCGAGCCGTCCGCCCCACAGCCGACATCTACCGGAATGGCCACCGCACACCGATCGGCGTCCGGGTCCAGCGCCAGGATCAACCTCGCGCCCGTGGCCTTGGCGGTAGCGTAGGCGAGGTCGAGGGCACCGGGCTCCTCCGGGTTGGGGAAGTCCACGGTAGGAAAATCCGGGTCGGGCCGCTGCTGCTCCGCCACCGGGGTCACCGCGCTAAACCCGGCCTCGCGCAGCACGCGCACCAGGATCTCCCCGCCCACCCCGTGCAGGGCGGTGACCACGATGGGCAGATCGCAGGCAACGGGGTTGCCGCCGGGCAGCGCACCGCGGAGTACCCGCCGCACGTAGGCCTCCACGATCTCCTCGCCCACCGGCACCGGGTATTCGCTCCGCTCAGCCCCCGCGCTCCCCGCACGTCCCTCATGTTCCTCAATCCCCCGGCGCGGCACCTCGTCGGCGGGTTCGGCGGCCGCGATCGCGGCGGCGATCTCGCTATCGTTCGGGGCGATGAGTTGAACGCCCCGGGCGGCGTCGGCAGATACCGCGCGGCCGCCCAGGTACACCTTGTAACCGTTATCCTGCGGGGGATTGTGCGAGGCGGTGACCATCACTCCCGCCTCGCAATCCAGGTGGCGCACCGCAAAGGCCGTCACGGGGGTGGGGAGTTCACCTGGAAGCAGCAGCACCTCGCACCCGGCGGCGGCCAGCACCTCCGCCGTGGCGCGGTGAAACTCGCGGGAGCCGTGCCGGGCATCGCAGCCCACCACCACGCGCGGGCGCGTTTCCCAGCCCTCGCGCTCCCCGCGCTCGCTCAGCCAGCGGCCCAGGCCCCGGCTCGCTCGAATCACGGTGGCCAGGTTCATGCGGCTCTCCCCCGCGCCCAGCCGCCCGCGCAGCCCGGCGGTGCCAAAGGTCAGCGGCCCGGCAAAGCGCCGCGCTAATTCCGGGTCGCGCCGGGCAATCAGCGCGTCCAGTTCCGCCCTGGTGTGCGGGTCGGGATCGTGATCGCGCCAGCGGCGGGCACGATCAAGCACCTCCTGCTGCAAAGT of Corynebacterium sp. 21KM1197 contains these proteins:
- a CDS encoding GntR family transcriptional regulator: MLVLIDPHDPQPIYEQIVTQIEHQIRSGQIAPAQRLPAATELAASLELNRNTVLQAYRLLRDRGLVELRRGRGAVALAPPKPAIDQEVQRSVQALIDVAQRHRLSLDAVTKLLSQGGLQ
- the trmD gene encoding tRNA (guanosine(37)-N1)-methyltransferase TrmD, whose protein sequence is MRLDVITIFPEYLDPLRHALLGKAIEQGRLEVGVHDLRAWATDGHKSVDSSPAGGGPGMVMKPQVWGPALDDVATGTAATPILESALPHLDRARHDELEGVAEHRYEEREEDSDLPLLIVPTPAGKPFTQADARAWSHEEHVVFACGRYEGIDQRVLIDATRRYRVREVSIGDYVLIGGEVAALVIAEAIVRLIPGVLGNRRSHEEDSFSDGLLEGPCYTKPRQWRELEIPEVLFSGNHARVDRWRREQSLLRTLRVRPELLRTAELSAADRAFLQEQGWAGE
- the rimM gene encoding ribosome maturation factor RimM (Essential for efficient processing of 16S rRNA), which encodes MELMIGRVIKSHGIRGEVSVEATTDEPEERFAVGQVLTGRQNKKDRELTVRAMRPHKGRLLLMFEEVPDRTAADSLRGMQFFAEPREDGDDEGFYDHELEGLRVLHSGAEIGTVTGVMHGPHRNLLEVTLESGKEALVPFVEAIVPEVDLSAGTVTITPPEGLLEL
- the deoD gene encoding purine-nucleoside phosphorylase → MSTTSTPHIQPHGAPIAETVLLPGDPLRAKFIADTYLKDVVQFNSVRNMLGFTGTYRGLEVSVMGSGMGIPSISLYAYELIHFFGAKKLIRVGSCGALQKHLDTYEIIVAQGACTDSRFLEQYKVPGTFAPIASWRLLSAIQEEAARKGITTHVGNILSSDTFYGDDDTAVERWSRMGVLGVEMESAGLYAVAARAGVEALGLFTVSDNILTGASTTPEERQTSFTAMMELALPLVAL
- a CDS encoding phospho-sugar mutase, with protein sequence MTSTLQQEVLDRARRWRDHDPDPHTRAELDALIARRDPELARRFAGPLTFGTAGLRGRLGAGESRMNLATVIRASRGLGRWLSERGEREGWETRPRVVVGCDARHGSREFHRATAEVLAAAGCEVLLLPGELPTPVTAFAVRHLDCEAGVMVTASHNPPQDNGYKVYLGGRAVSADAARGVQLIAPNDSEIAAAIAAAEPADEVPRRGIEEHEGRAGSAGAERSEYPVPVGEEIVEAYVRRVLRGALPGGNPVACDLPIVVTALHGVGGEILVRVLREAGFSAVTPVAEQQRPDPDFPTVDFPNPEEPGALDLAYATAKATGARLILALDPDADRCAVAIPVDVGCGADGSDSPEGADGSGSAAGKAGREQPCWEQLSGDRVGALLGEEAASGAAGEGAAGVLACSIVSSRLLERIAQRHGLGFAPTLTGFKWIGRVPGLVFGYEEAIGYCPDPQAVRDKDGIAACLRVALLAARCAGQGESLREYGQRIDAAYGVYLTRPLTVRMDSPEQAAAAVERFLAAPPDALDGTKVTAVHDLGAGYRGLPATPGVVLFTKADDRVILRPSGTEPKLKCYAEVIAQERSQAQERMAALLGDLEVAVGAIAGVGRG